In candidate division KSB1 bacterium, the genomic stretch CTTTATGAGAACCCTGAAATACGAAGAAGTCTATCTAACCGAGTACGCGAACGAGCGAGAGGCTTTAGCCGCAATCCGGCGCTTCATCGATCAAGTCTACAATCAGGAACGGCTGCACTCCCGCTTAGGCGATGTGCCGCCGGTCGAGTTCGAAACCCAATATTATCAACCCGCCCTCACCCCATAACCAGCTGGGAGATCGTGTCCAAAATACGGGGTGCAGTACACGAATCACTTGCGCTGCTGAGATAGACGATGATTATGTCGGAGTTTATCCAGATGTTGTCACTCTATACTGGTTCGTGAGACAGATCGCGAACTATACTCCGCCAGGCTATCGCGCTGATCCACAGCAGAATGATGACAACTATCAGCCCTATTCGACGGGAACTTGGATTCGGTATCCCGGGATTGTAAGTCTTCAGAACAACTGGGACACTTATTGGTTTAGATTAGTGGAGGGTTTTGGCGCGTAAGTGCCGGTTCTTCCGTGGGTTTTTGGTGGGTTTTAGATTGGCCTTTTTGCGGGCCTTTTTTGTTTGCTCTTTCAGCCG encodes the following:
- a CDS encoding transposase, which gives rise to FMRTLKYEEVYLTEYANEREALAAIRRFIDQVYNQERLHSRLGDVPPVEFETQYYQPALTP